The sequence taccatgacataagagagtcacatagaGACTATATTGAGGTAACAGGGGTAAAATCAGTAAAGTGTGTaaaaataataggttttaaaaaagagggtaaaaataaaaaaagacaatataaaaatggtataaaatctaatttttatttacacCCTATTTATAGCATATTACTAGAGATGCTCTTAAGATATTTAAATGGAGTTTTTACATCAAATAttgaaatttttcatttttttttactgggggtataatttttttcaaaaatactgttattttttttcaaaaatactgtgcactgtgttaagttttcattgTTATTTCACaattattttatagttgttccactgttacgttaaattattgttttttgttattataCGATCGTTTTATAAAaggacagtatttttgtaaaaatttccgtgtgagagtaaaattataaatttttactcaaaatacaataattttataaaaactcCTATTTAACTTGATTTAGTTTGAGCATTTTTGGTCTAGTTTTGTtctgatttttcaaaaaaaaaaaaaatcacaatacTGGATAAATCTGTCAACAACCCTAAATTAGTAATgtatagaaaatatttttttcggtCATTATAAAAAAGATTTTTAGTGATGGTTGATAACTAAATAAAACCAAACCTTTAACGAGTAAAAGCATATATAGAAAATGTTTACTTCACTTTTTTCGTTTCTTGGCTTTAATCACAAATTCATGGGATACCTAAATTACATAACCACTTTTCTAATTCAATTATTTCCTGCATTTAATACATTGGTAGACAAGAAAGCAACAAGTGACCCATAAACCCTATCCTAATCCGGTCACGTTTTTCCTCCATAACTGGTTACAATTATTTAATGTTAGACTTGAAATTCAATTAAGTAGAAACAAATGCAAATTCagatttttacgatttttttttttttttggtgagaaGCAAACTTTATTCAAAATCCAAAACTAAGCAAAAGTAGTAACTGCAAAGGGGCCACTTCTCTCAAACAAGCAAGAGACACAAACTTCTCCTCTCGAACCCAACCAACCGGCAAGGAGGTCAGCCACAAGTTTCAAAGACCTAGGAAAAGCCACCACTCTCACATCAAGGAATTCAAACCTTAAATCTCAATATTAATTAAAGTAACATAGTGACAATGGAAAGAGAAATGAGTAGCCAATCCAATCCAGACATTGTAATTAAGTGTTGGAATTAATGTGAACCAGAAAGGATACTAAACATCACCATATCTCTATACCTTCCTTTGAGCAACATATACTTCCTAAGAATCCCTTCTCTTAAAAACCCAACTTTCTCAAGAACCCTTTGAGAGCCTATATTTTCCACATCTACCAAAGCCTCAAGTCTCACCAAATGTGGCCATTCTTTGAATATTATCTCAGAAACCATTTTCACAGCCTCAGTTGCAATTCCTTTACCCCAATATTTGGTCCCAAGAACATAACCAAGCTCTCCTCTGCATTTATCATTGCCCGAATTCGCGGTCACCGAAATGGCACCTATTGGGGTGTCGTTTATGCAGATTGCCCTGAACCAAGGGTGAGGGATTACCTTATCCTTGATGAAATTTATGCCATCCTCTTTGCTGGTGTAAGGTTCCCAAGTGCAAAAACGAGCCACTTCTTTATCTGTGGCCCATACCATGAAAGCATCTATGTCAGAAACATTCAATGGCCTGAGGTTGATGGAGATTTTCGACAATCCATTGTCACCTTCTGTGAAACAAGTTCCATGATCTTGTTGGCTAGGACTTTCCTCCATGTTTATTGGATTTTTATAATAAACTGCAATAAGTAGTGGCAAAGATGAAGGAAGGGTTCCTTTGAATTTATATGCTTAGGCATCCAAATAATGGTTCGAAGAAATTGCTTGGAAATAGAGGTTGAAAATTAGATTGAGACAAAATTGTGCCTTTTGGAGATGTCACTTTTAAGTTAACCAGGAGTAATGGACAAGTatattatgtataaatataatatagataAGATATCATGTGTTGTCAATATTGTACAATTGTTGTAAGCCCCCTTGGTTGACCAAATAATTGAAATGAAAATGTTAAAAGTGTTGGTCTTTGGCATGGACCAAAAGCATGATTAGATCCTTTCATAATGCCTCTTTTGTGTGATTATTACTAGTTGGAACTTTGAATCCTACAGTAAGTAA is a genomic window of Cannabis sativa cultivar Pink pepper isolate KNU-18-1 chromosome 9, ASM2916894v1, whole genome shotgun sequence containing:
- the LOC115721954 gene encoding uncharacterized protein LOC115721954 → MEESPSQQDHGTCFTEGDNGLSKISINLRPLNVSDIDAFMVWATDKEVARFCTWEPYTSKEDGINFIKDKVIPHPWFRAICINDTPIGAISVTANSGNDKCRGELGYVLGTKYWGKGIATEAVKMVSEIIFKEWPHLVRLEALVDVENIGSQRVLEKVGFLREGILRKYMLLKGRYRDMVMFSILSGSH